A window of Chitinophaga sp. MM2321 contains these coding sequences:
- a CDS encoding thiazole synthase, whose product MEPLIIAGKHFSSRLFTGTGKFSSAQVMEQALLASGSELVTVALKRVDLHNNADDMLRHLAHAHIQLLPNTSGVRTAKEAVYAAQLAREALETNWIKLEIHPDPRYLMPDPVETLQAATELVKLGFVVLPYVHADPVLCKRLEEAGTAAVMPLGAPIGSNKGLRTADFLEIIIAQSNIPVIVDAGIGSPSQAAQAMEMGAAAVLVNTAIAIARDPVRMAAAFKTGVAAGRMAYEAGLPAISTQAIASSPLIAFLDER is encoded by the coding sequence ATGGAACCATTAATCATAGCAGGCAAACATTTTTCATCGCGGTTATTTACCGGCACCGGCAAGTTTTCTTCAGCGCAGGTAATGGAACAGGCCCTGCTGGCCTCCGGCAGCGAACTGGTGACTGTAGCACTCAAACGGGTGGATCTGCACAACAACGCAGACGATATGCTCCGCCACCTGGCCCATGCTCATATCCAGCTGCTGCCGAATACCTCCGGGGTGCGCACAGCAAAAGAAGCCGTATATGCGGCACAGTTAGCCCGTGAAGCACTGGAAACAAACTGGATCAAACTGGAAATACATCCCGATCCCCGCTACCTCATGCCCGATCCTGTAGAAACACTACAGGCGGCCACGGAGCTGGTTAAACTGGGGTTTGTGGTACTGCCTTATGTACATGCCGACCCGGTGTTATGCAAGCGGCTGGAAGAAGCCGGTACCGCCGCAGTGATGCCATTAGGCGCACCAATAGGCAGCAACAAAGGATTAAGAACAGCTGATTTTCTCGAAATCATTATTGCACAAAGCAACATCCCGGTCATTGTGGATGCGGGCATTGGCAGTCCTTCGCAGGCAGCACAGGCCATGGAAATGGGCGCCGCCGCTGTATTGGTAAACACGGCTATTGCCATTGCCCGTGATCCCGTACGGATGGCTGCTGCTTTTAAAACCGGCGTAGCAGCTGGCCGTATGGCCTATGAAGCAGGACTGCCGGCTATCAGTACACAGGCCATTGCGTCCAGTCCATTGATTGCGTTCCTGGATGAACGCTGA
- a CDS encoding ferritin-like domain-containing protein yields MDMLNIFKEIEKIDPEVYDKLDTRRNAMKQFTNISGKIALAAIPFALGSMFNKAYARQASSTDVKGVLALALTLEYLEAAYYAKGLATPNLIPAEGMGAITTISKHETAHVKFLQGALSGMGGYDPSPTFDFTAGGTFPTVFSNYDYFLAVSQAFEDTGVRAYKGQAPKLAGQGAVLTAALSIHSVEARHAAHIRAMRRTRKALGADDNLKPWITLKQSGIATSAVDPVYAGEELTVQAGVNISAINNMGDASASESFDEPLTGEQAVAIASLFIKP; encoded by the coding sequence ATGGACATGCTTAATATTTTTAAGGAAATCGAAAAAATCGATCCCGAAGTATACGATAAACTGGATACCCGTCGTAACGCCATGAAACAGTTTACCAACATCAGCGGTAAAATTGCACTGGCTGCCATCCCGTTTGCACTGGGCAGTATGTTTAACAAAGCATACGCCCGGCAGGCATCATCTACTGACGTGAAAGGCGTACTGGCACTTGCGCTCACACTCGAATACCTGGAAGCTGCTTACTATGCCAAAGGACTGGCCACACCCAATTTAATTCCTGCTGAAGGCATGGGTGCTATTACAACCATCAGCAAACATGAAACAGCCCACGTAAAATTCTTACAGGGCGCACTAAGCGGAATGGGTGGCTACGATCCAAGCCCCACTTTCGACTTTACCGCCGGTGGTACTTTCCCCACCGTGTTTAGTAATTACGACTACTTCCTCGCCGTATCACAGGCTTTTGAAGATACCGGTGTACGCGCCTACAAAGGTCAGGCACCTAAGCTCGCCGGACAAGGGGCTGTATTAACTGCAGCACTGAGTATTCACTCCGTGGAAGCACGTCATGCAGCACATATCCGCGCCATGCGCAGAACAAGAAAGGCACTGGGCGCTGACGATAACCTTAAACCCTGGATCACGCTGAAACAAAGTGGTATCGCCACTTCCGCTGTTGATCCGGTATATGCAGGCGAAGAATTAACAGTACAGGCAGGTGTAAATATTTCCGCTATCAACAACATGGGAGATGCCAGCGCATCTGAATCATTTGATGAGCCATTAACAGGCGAACAGGCAGTAGCTATCGCCAGTTTATTTATAAAACCTTAG
- a CDS encoding lmo0937 family membrane protein produces the protein MSNLLYLIAVILIIGWILGFFVYSAGSLIHALLVLAIIAILVNIIRGRAL, from the coding sequence ATGAGCAATCTTTTGTATTTAATCGCCGTAATTCTGATCATTGGATGGATACTTGGTTTCTTTGTATACTCCGCAGGTAGTCTTATACACGCCCTGCTCGTACTAGCTATCATAGCAATCCTGGTGAATATCATCAGGGGAAGAGCTTTATAG
- the thiH gene encoding 2-iminoacetate synthase ThiH, with protein MFKSVFDQYQWEEVKAGIYAKTAQDVEQALHNKSRSLDDFAALISPAAAAYLEPMARMSHALTLQRFGKTIQLYIPLYLSNECQNICTYCGFSLDNKIRRKTLSHAEILQETATIKQMGYDHVLLVTGEANQLVGLEYFKQALQLLRPHFANISMEVQPMDEADYAALIPFGLHAVLVYQETYHQEDYKKHHPKGRKSSFDYRLDTPDRLGRAGIHKMGLGVLIGLEDWRTDSFYTALHLQYLEKKYWQTKYSISFPRLRPFSGGLTPKVAMNDRELVQLICAYRLLNQEIELSISTREVAVFRDHIIRLGITAMSAGSKTNPGGYAVDQQSLEQFEISDERSAAAIAAMLRGQGYEPVWKDWDKVFS; from the coding sequence ATGTTTAAAAGCGTTTTCGATCAATATCAATGGGAGGAAGTAAAAGCGGGCATCTATGCTAAAACAGCACAGGATGTAGAACAGGCGCTGCATAACAAAAGCCGCTCGCTGGACGATTTTGCCGCACTGATATCACCGGCGGCAGCGGCTTACCTGGAACCGATGGCCCGCATGAGCCATGCACTTACCTTACAGCGTTTTGGTAAAACCATACAGCTGTATATCCCCCTGTATTTATCCAATGAATGCCAGAATATCTGCACCTATTGCGGATTTAGTCTTGATAATAAAATACGACGCAAAACCCTCAGTCACGCGGAAATCCTGCAGGAAACGGCCACCATCAAGCAAATGGGGTATGATCATGTGTTGCTGGTAACCGGCGAAGCCAATCAGCTCGTTGGCCTCGAGTATTTTAAACAGGCGCTGCAACTGCTCCGCCCGCATTTTGCCAATATCTCCATGGAAGTACAACCCATGGATGAAGCGGATTATGCCGCACTCATTCCATTCGGATTACATGCAGTACTGGTATACCAGGAAACTTATCACCAGGAAGATTACAAAAAGCATCATCCCAAAGGGCGCAAATCGAGCTTTGACTACCGGCTGGATACGCCCGACAGACTGGGCCGTGCAGGAATTCACAAAATGGGGCTGGGAGTATTGATAGGACTGGAAGACTGGCGTACGGACAGTTTCTACACGGCGCTGCACCTGCAATACCTGGAGAAAAAATACTGGCAAACAAAATACAGTATTTCCTTTCCGCGCCTGCGTCCGTTTTCGGGAGGGCTCACCCCCAAAGTTGCGATGAACGACCGGGAACTGGTACAGCTCATCTGTGCTTACCGCCTGCTGAACCAGGAAATAGAACTCAGTATTTCTACCAGGGAAGTTGCCGTTTTCAGGGATCATATTATCAGGCTGGGTATTACTGCCATGAGTGCAGGCTCTAAAACAAATCCCGGTGGCTATGCCGTAGATCAGCAATCGCTGGAACAGTTTGAAATATCTGATGAGCGCAGTGCAGCGGCTATTGCCGCCATGTTACGCGGGCAGGGATACGAGCCGGTATGGAAGGACTGGGATAAAGTTTTTTCCTGA
- a CDS encoding esterase-like activity of phytase family protein, whose protein sequence is MRKYRSFPAALCMLCIISCSSTRNKIQSTTNTVSLYYIGQQIIPHNMPFNGTVVGGLSGIDYDPGTQQYYMISDDRSERNPARFYTARLYFSEKSFDSIKFTGVTFLRQPDGSTFPGIKENAALTPDPEAMRYNATKKCLVWSSEGERIVQEQDTILTNPGVFEIGTDGHYIDSFILPAQFRMQATDNGPRRNGVFEGLGFTPGNRFMYVSQEEPRYEDGPRAGVHDTSAFTRIIKYDNDTRQSVAQYAYKLDPVAHAAIPENAFKVNGIADILVLSDHRMLTIERSFSSGIKDCTIKVFMTDVRNATDISSVNSLQSDTLFKPATKLLLFDFASLNTYIDNIEGVTFGPILPNGHQSLVFVADNNFSAVEESQFFLFELMPSATF, encoded by the coding sequence ATGAGAAAATACCGGTCTTTTCCGGCGGCCTTGTGTATGCTGTGTATCATCAGCTGCAGCAGTACCCGCAACAAAATACAATCCACTACAAACACGGTTAGTTTGTATTACATAGGGCAACAGATCATCCCACACAACATGCCTTTCAATGGCACTGTGGTAGGCGGTTTGTCAGGAATAGACTACGACCCCGGCACGCAGCAGTATTACATGATCTCTGATGATCGTTCGGAACGCAACCCTGCCCGCTTCTATACCGCCCGGCTTTACTTCTCCGAAAAATCATTTGACAGCATAAAATTTACGGGCGTAACATTTTTGCGGCAACCGGATGGTAGTACATTTCCCGGTATTAAAGAAAATGCCGCCCTTACACCCGACCCCGAAGCCATGCGTTATAACGCAACAAAAAAATGCCTGGTATGGAGCAGCGAAGGAGAACGGATCGTGCAGGAACAGGATACGATTCTCACCAATCCCGGTGTATTTGAAATCGGTACCGATGGCCATTATATTGATTCATTTATTTTGCCGGCACAATTCCGCATGCAGGCTACCGATAATGGTCCACGGCGCAACGGCGTATTTGAAGGACTCGGCTTTACGCCCGGCAACCGTTTTATGTATGTGAGCCAGGAAGAACCCAGGTATGAAGATGGACCACGCGCGGGTGTACACGATACCTCGGCTTTTACCCGTATCATCAAATACGATAATGATACCCGTCAGTCTGTTGCCCAATATGCTTATAAACTGGATCCGGTAGCCCATGCCGCCATTCCTGAAAATGCCTTCAAAGTAAATGGTATTGCGGATATCCTCGTATTGTCGGATCACAGAATGCTCACCATTGAACGCTCTTTTTCTTCCGGTATAAAAGATTGTACCATCAAGGTATTTATGACGGATGTACGCAACGCCACTGATATAAGCTCTGTTAATTCACTTCAGTCGGACACACTTTTTAAACCTGCTACTAAATTGTTGTTGTTTGATTTCGCAAGCCTGAATACTTATATTGATAACATAGAAGGAGTAACATTTGGTCCCATACTTCCCAACGGTCACCAGAGCCTGGTGTTTGTAGCAGACAATAATTTTTCCGCTGTTGAAGAAAGCCAGTTTTTCCTGTTCGAGCTAATGCCATCTGCTACATTTTAA
- a CDS encoding ferritin-like domain-containing protein: MYILKTRSQDESKEVMPNIQRRNFLKYMGLGSAFITATTLVASCKKNDDNNNMPGEGVSLGSGDIAVLNYAYALEQLEAAFYTQVVSSQYAGISPMEVQYFTDIRNHEIGHREFLKAALSTNAIVGLEVDFSSIDFSKRDSVLGTAKAFEDLGVSAYNGAGQYFSNTAAGQTYLGLAGKIVSVEARHAAYIRDLISNGTFAGDDVVNADGLDKSRTPADVFAIAGTYVKTKIDTNTLPK; the protein is encoded by the coding sequence ATGTACATTTTGAAGACCCGCTCTCAGGATGAGAGCAAGGAAGTTATGCCCAATATACAACGCCGCAACTTCCTTAAATATATGGGCCTCGGCTCCGCATTCATTACTGCAACCACGCTCGTAGCCAGCTGCAAAAAAAATGATGACAACAACAACATGCCTGGTGAAGGCGTAAGTCTGGGTAGTGGCGACATTGCAGTATTGAATTACGCCTATGCACTGGAGCAGCTGGAAGCCGCTTTCTATACACAGGTGGTATCGTCTCAATATGCCGGCATCTCACCCATGGAAGTACAATACTTTACAGATATCAGGAATCATGAAATAGGTCACCGCGAATTTTTAAAAGCAGCATTATCTACCAACGCCATCGTTGGCCTGGAAGTAGATTTCAGCTCCATAGATTTTTCCAAAAGAGATAGTGTACTGGGTACCGCCAAAGCATTTGAAGACCTCGGTGTATCTGCTTACAATGGCGCAGGACAATATTTCTCCAACACGGCTGCCGGTCAAACCTACCTCGGCCTCGCAGGAAAAATAGTTTCTGTAGAAGCCCGCCACGCGGCCTATATCCGCGACCTGATCAGCAACGGAACGTTTGCAGGTGATGATGTGGTAAATGCAGATGGACTGGATAAATCAAGAACACCGGCGGATGTTTTCGCAATAGCCGGCACGTATGTAAAAACGAAGATCGACACCAACACGCTGCCTAAATAA
- a CDS encoding copper resistance protein NlpE, with translation MRYLSLLLVIVLAGCQHSGSTAGASDTAGKKDSWITYTGTLPCADCIGIITELTLHEQLQDPDFQFKLKETYQGVSAGKDAIFNSEGSYRLLPGNGDTVVIQLNPDKDRNLQRFFQRVGERELKLLDRDKHPIEGNLNYSLTSR, from the coding sequence ATGAGATACCTTTCTTTATTGCTAGTCATAGTATTGGCGGGCTGCCAACATTCCGGGAGCACGGCCGGCGCCTCGGATACCGCCGGTAAAAAAGATAGCTGGATCACTTACACAGGTACCCTGCCATGCGCCGATTGCATTGGGATCATAACGGAATTAACCCTCCATGAGCAATTACAGGATCCTGACTTCCAGTTTAAACTCAAAGAAACCTACCAGGGTGTAAGTGCGGGGAAAGACGCCATTTTCAATAGTGAGGGTTCCTATCGCCTGTTGCCGGGCAATGGAGATACGGTGGTGATCCAGCTCAATCCTGATAAAGACAGAAATCTTCAGCGTTTTTTTCAACGGGTAGGAGAGCGGGAATTAAAATTACTTGACAGAGACAAGCACCCCATAGAAGGCAATTTAAACTACAGCCTCACAAGCCGGTAA
- a CDS encoding PA2169 family four-helix-bundle protein has protein sequence MKQPAMLTEVLSDLVKINHDRVQGYEKAIEATNDADMQALFQGMIDESKHYAAQLNEQLVAMGERTVSAITAPGKLFKTWMDMKCNFMGYDRHAILSCCEYGEDAAQAVYSMVLKSDTPMPYYLRELIGGQQAALKDSHDTIKTYRDVENVSH, from the coding sequence ATGAAACAGCCAGCAATGCTCACAGAAGTGTTAAGCGATCTTGTCAAAATAAATCATGACAGAGTACAGGGGTATGAGAAAGCGATTGAGGCAACGAATGATGCTGATATGCAGGCGTTATTCCAGGGCATGATCGATGAGAGCAAGCATTATGCAGCCCAGTTAAATGAACAGCTTGTAGCGATGGGAGAACGGACCGTTTCAGCTATCACCGCACCGGGTAAATTATTCAAAACATGGATGGATATGAAATGCAATTTCATGGGTTATGATCGTCATGCTATTCTTTCCTGTTGTGAGTATGGTGAAGATGCGGCACAGGCCGTTTATTCCATGGTGTTGAAAAGTGACACCCCTATGCCCTATTACCTGCGTGAACTGATTGGCGGACAGCAGGCTGCGTTAAAGGATTCGCACGATACCATTAAAACATATAGAGATGTAGAGAACGTTAGTCATTGA
- a CDS encoding DUF6377 domain-containing protein, whose protein sequence is MNRIIGCLILLLTLHFTVYGNTPQQALLKELNSNIERSGAYDALKVKGIDSIKHTLAGAGSDLTLRFNINQQLYEAYKVFNFDSAFIYARHLEQIATEMNDPVRIMCAKVKLGFILLSSGMFTETAAFLDNINVTGMPDSIRVQFYLMKSRFYYDLAAYNQDKYYTPEYTHQGGIYMDSALHLLPEASFEYKYNKGLQYFMKGNLPAAIACYPDLNQPGLNYRQLAVAACTLGNIYLQSNQPDTAITLLIRSAIADVKSSTKETMAMYMLATLLFGKGDVKDASHYIEKAIAEAVFYGARQRKVQVSSILPIIEQERIYTAEEKTRSLLIYAAIVTLLLIALVVLAITVFRQVQKLKTAQHIITAAHLKQQEINNQLLEANKIKEEYVGYCFNINATYIGKIEKIKQTLEQKLTENKPNEVKFLVNNINIRQEREDLFTNFDRVFLKIFPHFVEEFNALFDKNNQVALKENELLNTDIRIFALIRIGISDNEKIARILEYSVNTIYAYKTKIKKRSLVPSEEFENHVMGIKAL, encoded by the coding sequence ATGAATCGTATTATAGGCTGTTTGATTTTATTGCTCACCCTGCATTTTACTGTGTATGGAAACACTCCTCAGCAAGCATTACTGAAAGAGTTAAATAGCAACATAGAAAGATCAGGTGCCTACGATGCATTAAAAGTAAAGGGTATCGATAGTATCAAACATACGCTGGCAGGCGCCGGCAGCGATCTCACCCTCCGCTTTAATATCAACCAGCAACTGTACGAGGCCTACAAAGTATTTAACTTCGATTCCGCCTTCATTTATGCCCGGCATCTGGAGCAGATCGCTACAGAAATGAATGACCCTGTGCGCATTATGTGTGCAAAAGTAAAACTGGGCTTCATTCTGCTATCATCAGGCATGTTTACAGAAACAGCCGCTTTCCTGGACAATATCAATGTAACCGGCATGCCCGATAGCATCCGGGTACAGTTTTACCTGATGAAAAGCCGGTTCTATTACGACCTCGCCGCCTATAACCAGGATAAATACTACACCCCTGAATATACCCACCAGGGAGGTATATATATGGACTCCGCGCTTCACCTGTTACCGGAGGCTTCCTTTGAATATAAGTACAATAAAGGTTTGCAATATTTCATGAAAGGCAACCTGCCTGCTGCTATTGCCTGCTATCCTGACCTGAACCAGCCGGGACTGAACTACCGGCAACTAGCCGTAGCCGCCTGCACACTGGGCAACATCTACTTACAAAGTAATCAGCCGGATACCGCCATCACCTTGCTGATCCGGTCTGCCATTGCGGATGTTAAATCGTCTACCAAAGAAACCATGGCCATGTATATGCTGGCCACTTTATTATTTGGTAAGGGAGATGTTAAAGATGCCTCCCATTATATTGAAAAGGCGATTGCAGAAGCAGTATTTTATGGCGCCCGGCAACGTAAAGTACAGGTTAGCAGTATTTTACCCATCATTGAGCAGGAGCGGATCTATACTGCTGAAGAAAAGACACGCTCGCTACTCATCTATGCCGCCATCGTTACGCTTTTACTGATTGCCCTTGTGGTATTGGCGATTACTGTTTTCAGACAGGTACAGAAACTGAAAACAGCCCAGCATATTATTACTGCGGCCCATCTTAAACAACAGGAAATCAATAACCAGTTGCTGGAAGCCAATAAGATCAAAGAGGAATATGTAGGTTATTGCTTCAATATCAACGCTACCTATATCGGCAAAATTGAAAAGATCAAACAAACGCTTGAGCAGAAATTAACAGAAAACAAGCCCAATGAAGTAAAATTCCTTGTAAATAACATCAATATCAGGCAGGAAAGAGAGGATCTTTTCACGAATTTCGACCGGGTATTCCTTAAAATATTCCCGCATTTCGTGGAAGAATTCAACGCCTTGTTTGATAAAAACAACCAGGTGGCGCTAAAAGAAAATGAGCTGCTCAATACAGATATCCGTATTTTTGCCCTGATCCGGATCGGTATCTCCGATAATGAAAAAATTGCCCGCATCCTGGAATATTCTGTAAATACGATTTATGCCTATAAAACCAAAATCAAAAAGCGGTCATTAGTGCCCAGTGAAGAGTTCGAAAACCATGTTATGGGCATTAAAGCACTCTGA
- a CDS encoding SusC/RagA family TonB-linked outer membrane protein, with the protein MTKSRLFKTLFLCSFLLLVQGLVMAQNKTITGKVTDNNGVAIPGATIQIKGTKSGTSADAEGNFQVSVAPGATTLIVSFIGQTAQEVDIVNKTHVDVKLVQENTTLTDVVVVGYGTTRKKDITGAIAQVKAAEFNRGITTAPDQLIQGKVSGLMILNNSGAPGASATVRIRGVSSVRSGNQPLYVVDGVPLDGRVARPDINVNGLGQTPDANPLNFINSADIASMDVLKDASATAIYGSRGANGVIIISTKKGTPGPTRLDVNYSVGMSNIMKKLDVLNPDEYRAALKEYNLTGGDGGGNSDGMESILRTGITQNVGVAMSGGNETSRYRASFGLQNQEGIVKKTGLKKYTATLNGQNKFLDSKQLGIDYNIMAAHTIEQLAPITNDAGFTGSLIGQALQWNPTLNINNPDGSFNILDVGKAVNPAAMSKAYDDKASISYILASVSPYFKFNDDWEYRMTYSINHQTGQRRSQVASFINIKDIFDNGAALYNTAELTTQLFNNTLSYNKQISSAFNLSAMVGYEYQKFAYSGVAVSATGFPTYAVDYTDILQAPSQANTGIGSFRNPSSELQSYFGRVTLNAKDKYLLTATMRADGSSKFGANNRYGYFPSFAGKWNISGEDFMIDNTFFNNLALRVGYGITGNQEFPAGAAQAQYGLGSGGSASLINVANPDLKWETSKQLNTGLDFIILKNRLSGTVDYFLKNTTNLLFSFPAIQPAPASNYWINLPGKVLNTGVEVSLKGDIIQNKDWNWKLGVNGTFLKNEMRDYVGPTVLTGSISGQGVSGATAQRLANGYPLNTFYLQKFEGFDDKGQSVYADNGALFYLSNPNPKVLLGINTELSYRKWILNASSHGAFGFEVYNNTANTVLPIGNLGSTNIAKTLLGNGEAQTNSPAASSRYLEKGNFLKLDNVTLTYNIGNVGKVLKNAAVYVTGQNLFVITKYSGFDPEVNTDKNVNGVSSFGIEYSPYPTARSVMFGLLFSL; encoded by the coding sequence ATGACCAAATCGCGACTTTTCAAAACTCTATTTCTGTGCTCCTTCCTGTTATTGGTACAGGGCCTCGTAATGGCCCAGAACAAGACCATTACAGGCAAGGTAACAGATAACAATGGCGTTGCCATCCCAGGCGCCACCATACAGATCAAAGGCACCAAAAGCGGCACCAGCGCAGATGCTGAGGGCAACTTTCAGGTATCTGTAGCTCCCGGCGCCACTACCCTGATTGTTTCCTTTATTGGTCAAACAGCCCAGGAGGTAGATATCGTCAACAAAACACACGTAGACGTGAAACTGGTGCAGGAAAACACCACCCTCACCGATGTAGTGGTAGTAGGTTATGGTACTACCCGTAAAAAAGATATTACCGGTGCTATTGCCCAGGTAAAAGCCGCCGAATTTAACCGCGGTATCACCACCGCACCGGATCAGCTGATCCAGGGTAAGGTATCCGGCCTGATGATCCTCAATAACAGCGGCGCTCCCGGCGCTTCTGCTACGGTACGTATCAGAGGGGTATCCTCCGTTCGTTCCGGCAACCAGCCCCTGTATGTGGTAGACGGGGTTCCACTGGATGGCCGCGTTGCGCGCCCTGATATCAACGTAAATGGCCTCGGTCAGACACCCGATGCCAACCCGCTGAACTTTATCAACTCCGCCGACATTGCCTCCATGGACGTATTAAAAGATGCTTCTGCAACAGCCATCTACGGTTCCCGCGGCGCTAACGGCGTAATCATCATCTCCACAAAAAAAGGTACACCCGGTCCTACCAGGCTGGATGTAAACTATTCTGTAGGCATGAGCAACATCATGAAAAAACTGGACGTACTGAATCCCGACGAATACCGGGCAGCACTGAAAGAGTATAACCTCACCGGCGGCGACGGCGGCGGTAATTCAGATGGTATGGAATCTATTTTAAGAACCGGTATCACCCAGAATGTAGGCGTAGCCATGAGCGGTGGCAACGAAACCAGCCGCTACAGGGCCTCTTTCGGTTTACAAAACCAGGAAGGTATCGTTAAAAAAACCGGTCTTAAAAAATATACAGCTACCCTCAACGGTCAGAATAAATTCCTGGACAGCAAACAGCTGGGCATCGATTATAATATCATGGCAGCACATACTATTGAACAGCTCGCACCTATCACCAACGATGCAGGATTTACCGGCAGCCTCATAGGACAGGCATTGCAATGGAATCCTACCCTGAATATCAACAACCCCGATGGCTCCTTTAATATCCTCGATGTAGGTAAGGCCGTGAATCCGGCAGCGATGTCCAAGGCGTATGACGACAAAGCCAGCATCAGCTATATCCTGGCCAGCGTTTCTCCCTACTTCAAATTCAATGATGACTGGGAATACCGCATGACATACAGCATAAATCACCAGACAGGTCAGCGCCGCTCACAGGTAGCCTCCTTTATCAACATCAAGGACATCTTTGACAATGGTGCTGCACTTTACAATACCGCTGAACTAACCACACAGTTGTTCAACAATACGCTCAGTTATAACAAGCAAATTTCTTCCGCATTCAACCTGAGTGCCATGGTAGGATATGAATACCAGAAATTTGCCTATTCCGGCGTAGCGGTATCTGCCACTGGTTTTCCCACGTATGCTGTTGATTATACAGACATTCTCCAGGCGCCTTCCCAGGCAAATACCGGGATCGGTTCTTTCCGTAATCCAAGTTCCGAACTGCAATCATACTTTGGCAGGGTAACCCTTAATGCAAAGGATAAATATCTCCTGACAGCCACCATGAGAGCAGATGGCTCCAGTAAATTCGGCGCCAATAACCGGTACGGCTACTTCCCTTCCTTTGCCGGTAAATGGAATATCAGCGGGGAAGACTTCATGATAGACAATACCTTCTTCAATAACCTGGCCCTCAGAGTTGGTTACGGGATTACCGGTAACCAGGAATTTCCTGCCGGCGCAGCGCAGGCACAATACGGTCTTGGCTCCGGTGGTAGCGCCAGTCTGATCAATGTTGCCAACCCCGATCTGAAATGGGAAACATCCAAACAACTGAACACAGGTCTTGACTTCATCATCCTGAAAAACAGGTTATCCGGTACGGTGGATTACTTTTTAAAGAATACCACTAACCTGCTTTTCAGCTTCCCGGCTATTCAACCTGCCCCGGCTTCCAACTACTGGATTAACCTGCCTGGCAAAGTACTGAATACCGGTGTGGAAGTATCCCTGAAAGGAGACATCATTCAGAATAAAGACTGGAACTGGAAACTCGGCGTAAACGGCACCTTCCTGAAAAACGAAATGAGAGATTATGTAGGACCAACCGTACTTACAGGCTCTATCAGCGGTCAGGGTGTATCCGGCGCTACGGCACAAAGACTGGCAAACGGTTATCCTTTAAATACTTTCTACCTGCAGAAATTTGAAGGCTTTGATGATAAAGGTCAAAGTGTGTATGCAGATAACGGAGCGTTATTTTACCTGTCAAACCCCAACCCTAAAGTGTTGCTGGGTATCAATACTGAATTGTCGTACAGGAAATGGATCCTGAATGCCAGCTCCCATGGTGCTTTTGGCTTCGAAGTCTATAATAATACGGCCAACACCGTTCTTCCAATTGGTAACCTCGGATCTACCAATATTGCGAAAACACTGTTGGGTAACGGAGAAGCACAAACGAATTCACCGGCCGCTTCTTCCCGCTACCTGGAAAAGGGTAATTTCCTGAAACTGGATAACGTTACCCTTACCTACAACATTGGTAACGTAGGAAAAGTATTGAAAAATGCAGCAGTATATGTTACCGGACAAAATCTTTTCGTAATCACCAAATACAGCGGGTTCGATCCTGAAGTAAATACAGACAAAAACGTGAATGGCGTTAGCTCTTTTGGCATTGAGTATTCACCTTATCCAACTGCCAGAAGTGTAATGTTTGGGTTACTGTTTTCCTTATAA